TGGTCCTCTCAGCCCCACCTGTCTCCCCAGCCTAGGAGAGGTGCTGGCCCTCGCACTGAGGGCCTTCTTGGAGCTCATGGAGCATGGCGTGGTGTCCTGGGAGACGCTCAGCATCCCCTTTGTTAGGAAGGTGGGTGGGCTTTTCTAGGGGTAACAGGTGGGGGCAGTGGAGTGGTGTCAGGGTCTGGCCTTCCACGGTGCTGAGGTGGTGACCCCCCCTGCTCCTCTAAAGGTGGTGTGCTATGTGAACATGAACCTCATGGATGCATCTGTGCAGCCCCTGGCCCTGGGGTTGCTGGagagtgtgaccttgagcagccctgccctgggccagcTGGTCAAGAGTGAGGTGCCACTGGATAGGCTGCTGGTGCACCTACAGGTGTAAGTGTCTGGAGGTGGGGTACAGATGAGTGGAGCGGGGCTGGACCCTGGATGGCCGGCTGAGCCCTCTTCCTGTCTCAGGATGAACCAGCAGCTGCAAACCAAGGCCATGGCGCTGCTGACGGCTTTGCTGCAGGGGGCCAGCGCTGCTGAACGTAAGGTGGGTGTCCAACCAGTGGCTGGACGGGGTGGGGAGCTGGTGGGcactgtgctccacagtgggccTGCAGGGTGGGCGCTCATGGTGGGGCTAAATCACCTGAGTCCCCTTCCCACCCACCTCAGCACATGCTTGACTACCTGTGGCAGAGAAACCTTCGCCAGTTCATCTACAAGGTAGGAAGGACCAGGCCAGGCAGgccctcccccactcctctcCTCGTGAGCCCACACTCATACCCGTGAACTGGCTGTTCTCCAGAACATCATCCACAGTGCAGCGCCACTGGGCGACGAGATGGCTCACCACTTGTACGTACTGCAGGCCCTTACGCTCGGGCTGCTGGAGCCACGCATGCGGACGCCACTGGACCCCTACAGCCCGGTAGGTGCCTTTGGGGCACACGAGGCTGGGGACGGCTGGAGCTTGGCCTTGAATCTTCAATCTTAACACCACTCCAACAATGACCCCAGGAGCAGCGGGAGCAGCTGCAGGCCCTGCGTCAGGCTGCCTTTGAACCGGAGGGGGAGTCCCTGGGCACTGGGCTGAGTGCTGACCGTCGCCGTTCCCTCTGTGCCCGCGAGTTCCGCAAACTGGGCTTCTCTGTGAGTGACCCCTGTCCAGCTCCCTGCCCCTGCCTCAACCCAGGGCTGCTGTTGTTCCAGAGGGCTGGGCCCTTCCTCAGctgcctctcccccttcccccagaacAGCAACCCTGCGCAGGACCTGGAGCGCGTGCCCCCTGGCCTGCTGGCCCTGGACAACATGCTCTACTTCTCCAGACACGCGCCCAGCGCCTACAGCCGGGTCAGTGACAGGTTGGGGTGGGATACGGCAGGATGCCACCTAGGCGGGGGGTCTCCACAGCCTCAGTCGTGACTCCCCACCCCGTCCTGTGCTCCCACCACCCCAGTTTGTGTTGGAGAACAGCAGCCGTGAGGACAAGCACGAGTGTCCCTTTGCCCGGAGCAGCATCCAGCTGACTGTGCTGCTGTGTGAACTGCTCCATGTCGGGGAGCCCTGTGAGTGGTACTGGGCACAGCGTGTCCAGGAAACGGGGGACGGAAGGGCAGAGAGGGCCAGGGGCTGCACACACTTTCTCCCTgagcccctcctgcccccccGCTCCAGGCTCCGAAACTGCCCAGGACTTTTCGCCCATGTTCTTTGGCCAAGACCAGAGCTTCCATGAGCTCTTCTGTGTGAGCATCCAGCTGCTGAATAAGACCTGGAAGGAGATGCGGGCCACTCAGGAAGACTTTGATAAGGTGCATAGGGTGGGAACAGGGAAACCTGGGCCAGGGCAGGAGGTTGTACTGGGTCGGGGCCCAGAACTCAGGCCCTGAGCTAAGCTTGGGGTGGTCCCAGGTCATGCAAGTGGTGCGGGAGCAGCTGGCCCGCACGCTGGCCCTGAAGCCCAGCTCCCTGGAGCTCTTCCGAACCAAGGTGAACGCGCTCACCTACGGGGAGGTCCTGCGCCTGCGGCAGACAGAGCGGCTGCATCAGGAAGGCACACTGGCccctcccattctgtgagttgttgGGGATgggtcccagtcctagcccccaCCTTCCCTGCTGCCCCCTGGGCCTCGCTCAGGCCCAGGTCGTCCTGTTCAGcgagccccctcccccctcccccagggagcTGCGGGAGAAGCTGAAGCCAGAGCTCATGGGCCTGATCCGCCAGCAGCGTTTGCTCCGCCTCTGCGAGGGGACACTCTTCCGCAAGATCAGCAGCCGACGGCGCCAGGGTCACTGCGTGGGCAGTGGGGCTGGAGAGCGGCTGGGCTGGGGTCAGGGCGTGTCCCTCTCAtcactccttccctcttcccctttctGCCCACAGACAAGCTGTGGTTCTGCTGCCTGTCCCCCAACCACAAGGTGCTGCAGTATGGGGACGTGGAGGAGGGCGTTGGCCCACCCGCCCCCGAGAGCCTGCCTGAGCAGCGTaaggagggcagggtgggggtcAGACACCTGCTCTTCCCAGACCGCCGCCCCACCCCGGGACCGCCTGGGGTCCCAGTGGTCAGCCCTACCGTCTTCCTGCAGTCCCTGTGGCCGACGTCAGGGCACTGCTGACAGGCAAGGACTGCCCCCACGTCCGGGAGAAGGGCTCGGGAAAGCAGAACAAGGTGAGTGCGGTGGGGACCAGgggctccttcctgcctgcccctgcccctgccccctgctTAGTGCTTCTGGCTCCCTTGCTTCCCCAGGACGTCTGTGAGTTAGCTTTCTCAGTCAGCTATGACCACGGGGAGGAGGAGGCATACCTCAACTTCATTGCCCCATCCAAACGGGAGGTGAGTGTCCGGGCAGGCTGAGCAGAGTCGGGCAGACGGGCCGGGGAGGAGACGGGAAGGCCCTCATGGAGATGGCCCCATCCCCAGTTCCACCTGTGGACAGATGGGCTGAGCGCCCTGCTGGGCAGTCCCATGGGCAGTGAGCAGACACGGCTGGACCTGGAGCAGCTGCTGACCATGGAAACCAAGCTGCGGTTGCTGGAGCTGGAGAATGTGCCCATCCCTGAGCAGCCACCCCccgtccccccgccccccaccaactTCAACTTCTGCTACGACTGCAGCATCGCTGAACCTTGACAGTGAGGTTGGCCAAGGGCCACAGCTGCTGCCACTGTGGTGGCCacaaaggggggagggggggagaagcACAGGCCCCCTGACCAGCAGAGGCTGCAGCAGAAATAAAGTCTGCTTGGCTCTTCGACATGTGTTGAGCCAGCTCTGAACCCTGCAGGCTAAGCCTGCCTTCAAGCTTAGCTGGCAGATGAGATGAGGGCGTCAGGCCAGGGCCACAGCTTGGGGCCACAAACCTGGGCAGCTACAGTTGAGGGGCTGGTGTTCTGAAGGACAGTGGGGACCGGCTGGCCCTGTTACCCTTCTCCAGCACGAGTCCTCAGCCTCCCTCAGTGCTAGGCCTGCAAAGAAGGATGGCCTGTAATCTGGGGGCACCAGCTGAGAGAGGTCTGGGGCTGCCAGCCAGCTGAGGGAGAGGTGGTGGGGCAGGAGGCATTTCCCCAAGTGGACGCCTTTCTGGGCGCCATTAACAGGGGTCTAGTCTGGGAGCCACGTTTCCAGAAGGCTCCTGACAGTCTGAGCTCAGTCCTCAACCCTGCTTGGCCCTTCCCCTGCATCATTTGTGGGTCGTGATGGCCCCCTGTTGAGACGCTTGAAGGGAGAGATGTGAAGTTGGGTATGCTTTGTGCTGAAGGGCAAACTCAAGATTCCAAAAGATGTCCCCCAGGCCAGTGGGAGGATGTAGGCTGATTCTGACAAGAGAGAATTTAGTGCAGGAAGCCTGCATTCTGATTAAAACCCAACTGCAGCAGcacgggtggggtgggggccacaGACAGGCCAGCTGGAGGTGAAGCTCGGAGGCTATGGTCATAGACCCCAAGCCTCTGAGGCAAAGAGGAGCACATCCACCCACAGGACCCACGGGCGGGCTGGAAGCTGCCAGCCACCACCCTCTGACCTCCTCCATGCCTCTCACTACCTCTCTTTCCCAGTGCCTcctcaaaatatcttttttaagtGTTAACCATCACcatgttacctaaaaactgatgaTACTTGTTCCCCGTCTCTAGCTATGCTTCTGACTTGGGCATTCAGGGCCCCACATACCCACTCCTGCATTTAGACCTCCCACCACACTTAGAATAGTC
This genomic window from Mesoplodon densirostris isolate mMesDen1 chromosome 19, mMesDen1 primary haplotype, whole genome shotgun sequence contains:
- the ELMO3 gene encoding engulfment and cell motility protein 3 isoform X1; translated protein: MAPPRNVVKIAVQMRDAIPQLIQLDQAKPLAAVLKEVCDAWSLPHSERYALQFADGHRRYITENNRTEIKNGSILCLSTAPDLEAERLLRGLQSESCEGRREALRHLVLLAPDMTFTREVISRDGLQRLGSIIEDGDDLGEVLALALRAFLELMEHGVVSWETLSIPFVRKVVCYVNMNLMDASVQPLALGLLESVTLSSPALGQLVKSEVPLDRLLVHLQVMNQQLQTKAMALLTALLQGASAAERKHMLDYLWQRNLRQFIYKNIIHSAAPLGDEMAHHLYVLQALTLGLLEPRMRTPLDPYSPEQREQLQALRQAAFEPEGESLGTGLSADRRRSLCAREFRKLGFSNSNPAQDLERVPPGLLALDNMLYFSRHAPSAYSRFVLENSSREDKHECPFARSSIQLTVLLCELLHVGEPCSETAQDFSPMFFGQDQSFHELFCVSIQLLNKTWKEMRATQEDFDKVMQVVREQLARTLALKPSSLELFRTKVNALTYGEVLRLRQTERLHQEGTLAPPILELREKLKPELMGLIRQQRLLRLCEGTLFRKISSRRRQDKLWFCCLSPNHKVLQYGDVEEGVGPPAPESLPEQLPVADVRALLTGKDCPHVREKGSGKQNKDVCELAFSVSYDHGEEEAYLNFIAPSKREFHLWTDGLSALLGSPMGSEQTRLDLEQLLTMETKLRLLELENVPIPEQPPPVPPPPTNFNFCYDCSIAEP
- the ELMO3 gene encoding engulfment and cell motility protein 3 isoform X2, whose translation is MAPPRNVVKIAVQMRDAIPQLIQLDQAKPLAAVLKEVCDAWSLPHSERYALQFADGHRRYITENNRTEIKNGSILCLSTAPDLEAERLLRGLQSESCEGRREALRHLVLLAPDMTFTREVISRDGLQRLGSIIEDGDDLGEVLALALRAFLELMEHGVVSWETLSIPFVRKVVCYVNMNLMDASVQPLALGLLESVTLSSPALGQLVKSEVPLDRLLVHLQVMNQQLQTKAMALLTALLQGASAAERKHMLDYLWQRNLRQFIYKNIIHSAAPLGDEMAHHLYVLQALTLGLLEPRMRTPLDPYSPEQREQLQALRQAAFEPEGESLGTGLSADRRRSLCAREFRKLGFSNSNPAQDLERVPPGLLALDNMLYFSRHAPSAYSRFVLENSSREDKHECPFARSSIQLTVLLCELLHVGEPCSETAQDFSPMFFGQDQSFHELFCVSIQLLNKTWKEMRATQEDFDKVMQVVREQLARTLALKPSSLELFRTKVNALTYGEVLRLRQTERLHQEGTLAPPILELREKLKPELMGLIRQQRLLRLCEGTLFRKISSRRRQDKLWFCCLSPNHKVLQYGDVEEGVGPPAPESLPEQLPVADVRALLTGKDCPHVREKGSGKQNKDVCELAFSVSYDHGEEEAYLNFIAPSKREMG